A single Dreissena polymorpha isolate Duluth1 chromosome 14, UMN_Dpol_1.0, whole genome shotgun sequence DNA region contains:
- the LOC127858207 gene encoding low affinity immunoglobulin epsilon Fc receptor-like codes for MKGILTSIFILLYTAEIFVSGTTTCCPNDYLLFLGSCYHFGRNPYSFVESEHYCQQHGGHLVHINNAMENDYLKDHVTFMKGYTWWIGLTDELVEGHFMWRDDDSIVTYSDWDNDQPNGGPEDCVGFYNKGQGNGFRWHDLDCGNRGFYPICESSQTEPEVIVGK; via the exons ATGAAAGGGATATTGACAAGCATTTTTATTCTGCTATATACTGCTGAGATTTTTGTTTCCG GAACAACTACGTGTTGCCcaaatgattatttattatttctcGGATCGTGCTACCATTTCGGACGCAATCCCTATAGCTTCGTTGAATCTGAA CACTATTGTCAGCAACATGGCGGCCACCTTGTGCATATTAATAATGCAATGGAGAATGACTACCTCAAAGACCATGTTACGTTTATGAAAG GTTACACATGGTGGATTGGTTTAACCGATGAGCTGGTGGAAGGCCATTTCATGTGGAGAGACGATGACTCGATTGTTACATATTCTG ATTGGGATAATGATCAGCCTAATGGTGGTCCAGAAGATTGTGTAGGCTTTTATAATAAAGGCCAAGGCAACGGTTTCCGGTGGCATGACCTTGATTGCGGAAATCGCGGTTTCTATCCTATCTGTGAATCGAG CCAAACAGAACCCGAGGTGATTGTCGGGAAATGA